Proteins from a single region of Chaetodon trifascialis isolate fChaTrf1 chromosome 10, fChaTrf1.hap1, whole genome shotgun sequence:
- the LOC139337343 gene encoding LOW QUALITY PROTEIN: protein saal1-like (The sequence of the model RefSeq protein was modified relative to this genomic sequence to represent the inferred CDS: inserted 2 bases in 1 codon), producing the protein MPASQFSPLPDTADGEKDGDLDAIGDTVYSKHWLFSTLTCLIHMVTEHLEVDSEGQVQLPDDDEEDLCRVWDMAMDKDVAGFLQEFKATDILLGVIAKSRCPRLTEICVGILGNIACFPDTCLTLSQNEDLSAVLLLLLGDADPPTLLETSRLLLTCISQKDVCSLWLQRIRQQTSVRSNLCFIMCSSTNTDLLEKVGELVDKLFDLDEELMKSXQPSEEEDDGESCLNVASCLLEAAKQLRWESETEILDNVLS; encoded by the exons ATGCCAG CTAGTCAGTTTTCACCACTTCCAGACACAGCCGATGGAGAGAAGGATGGAGATTTGGATGCCATTGGAGACACCGTTTACAGCAAGCACTGGCTTTTCAGCACCTTGACTTGTCTCATCCAT ATGGTCACAGAGCATTTGGAAGTGGACTCTGAAGGTCAGGTGCAGCtccctgatgatgatgaggaagatcTGTGTAGAGTTTGGGATATGGCGATGGATAAG GACGTGGCTGGTTTTCTGCAGgaatttaaagctacagacatcCTTCTTGGAGTGATAGCCAAATCTCGTTGTCCACGTCTCACA gaaATTTGTGTGGGAATCCTTGGGAACATTGCTTGTTTTCCTGACACTTGCCTAACTCTCAGCCAAAATGAAGACTTGAG TGCTGTGCTGTTGCTTCTTCTTGGAGACGCAGATCCTCCAACCCTGCTGGAAACAAGCAG ATTGCTGCTGACCTGCATCTCTCAAAAAGATGTCTGTTCCCTGTGGCTTCAGCGAATACGACAGCAGACGTCTGTGCGCTCCAACCTCTGCTTCATCATGTGCAGCTCTACCAACA CTGACCTGCTTGAGAAGGTTGGAGAGCTGGTCGACAAACTGTTTGACCTTGACGAAGAGCTGATGAAGAG TCAGCcaagtgaggaggaggatgatggcgaAAGCTGTCTGAATGTGGCCTCGTGTCTTCTTGAGGCAGCCAAGCAGCTTAGGTGGGAATCTGAAACTGAGATTCTGGATAATGTTTTGAGTtaa